ACAATGCAGTAAACAATGATGTATTTGTACACACAATGCAGTAAACAATGATGTATTTGTAGACAAGATGCAGTAAACAATGATGTATTTGTACACAAGATGCAGTAAACAATGATGTATTTGTAGACAAGATGCAGTAAACAATGATGTATTTGTACACAAGATGCAGTAAACAATGATGTATTTGTACACACCATGCAGTAAACAATGATGTATTTGTACACAAGATGCAGTAAACAATGATGTATTTGTAGACATGATGCAGTAAGCAATGATGTATTTGTAGACATGATGCAGTAAACAATGATGTATTTGTAGACATGATGCAGTAAACAATGATGTATTTGTACACACCATGCAGTAAGCAATGATGTATTTGTAGACATGATGCAGTAAACAATGATGTATTTGTACACACCATGCAGTAAACAATGATGTATTTGTACACACCATGCAGTAAACAATGATGTATTTGTACACACCATGCAGTAAGCAATGATGTATTTGTAGACATGATGCAGTAAACAATGATGTATTTGTACACACCATGCAGTAAGCAATGATGTATTTGTAGACATGATGCAGTAAACAATGATGTATTTGTACACACGATGCAGTAAACAATGATGTATTTGTACACAAGATGCAGTAAACAATGATGTATTTGTACACACCATGCAGTAAGCAATGATGTATTTGTACACAAGATGCAGTAAACAATGATGTATTTGTACACACCATGCAGTAAGCAATGATGTATTTGTAGACATGATGCAGTAAACAATGATGTATTTGTAGACATGATGCAGTAAACAATGATGTATTTGTAGACAAGATGCAGTAAACAATGATGTATTTGTACACAAGATGCAGTAAACAATGATGTATTTGTACACACCATGCAGTAAGCAATGATGTATTTGTAGACATGATGCAGTAAACAATGATGTATTTGTACACAAGATGCAGTAAACAATGATGTATTTGTACACACCATGCAGTAAGCAATGATGTATTTGTAGACATGATGCAGTAAACAATGATGTATTTGTACACACCATGCAGTAAGCAATGATGTATTTGTAGACATGATGCAGTAAACAATGATGTATTTGTACACACCATGCAGTAAGCAATGATGTATTTGTAGACATGATGCAGTAAACAATGATGTATTTGTAGACATGATGCAGTAAACAATGATGTATTTGTAGACAAGATGCAGTAAACAATGATGTATTTGTACACACGATGCAGTAAACAATGATGTATTTGTAGACAAGATGCAGTAAACAATGATGTATTTGTACACAAGATGCAGTAAACAATGATGTCTCCATTAGAGCTGAATGAGACTGTGATCTGCAGCCAGGAGCAGATGGAGGTCTTCATCCCCTCCGCCTTCTTCCTGCAAAAAGTCCCCCCCGTCCACGCAAGTCACTTCCTTCAAATATGCAGAAATAAATGTCGACTTGACGCTTTTTGACCCGCAGCTTTTTGTCCCGCCGTGGCAGGTTTGGGATTTGCATCTGAACGACCCCGAGTGCCGAGGGGAGGAGGTGGGAGACCACTACGTCTTCAGCATAAAGACCAATCTGTCCCACTGCGGCTCCGTCATGGTAGGAGCCTTGCTTCCAAACCTGGGGGGGACAGGGGGGGGCGGCCCTGAAAGCCCCCATGGTTCTAAATTATCAGGACTTACATGAAAATGGTGAATATTTGACCACCAGGGGGCGGGGCTTGTAGATCATGGGCCTGGCTAAGCCTCTTGTTTACTTGCAGACGTCCACTTGTGGTTTGGCCTGAGATCAAATCCCTGATTGGGAACACAAGAGCACTTGAAGAATGTTTGAGAAGTAAGCAAGAggttaacaacactcaaatgaAGGAAATATATTCTTTGGTTTTTTTCTAcgcaaactacaaaccccgtttccatatgagttgggaaatagtgttagatgtaaatataaacagaatacaatgatttgcaaatccttttcaagccatattcagttgaatatgctacaaagacaacatatttcatgttcaaactcataaacttgattttttttgcaaataataattaacttagaatttcatggctgtaacacgggccaaagtagttgggaaagggcatgttcaccactgtgttacatcaccttttcttttaacaacactcaataaacgtttgggaactgaggaaactaattgttgaagctttgaaagtggaattctttcccattcttgttttatgtagagcttcagtccttcaacagtccggggtctccgctgtcctattttacgcttcataatgtgccacacattttccatgggagacaggtctggactgcaggcgggccaggaaagtacccgcactcttttactacgaggccacgctgttgtaacacgtggcttggcattgtcttgctgaaataagcaggggcgtccatgataacgttgcttggatgacaacatatgttgctccaaaacctgtatgtacctttcagcattaatggtgccttcacagatgtgtaagttacccatgccttgggcactaatacacccccataccatcacacatgctggcttttacactttgcgtcgataacagtctggatggttcgcttcccctttggtccagatgacacaatgtcgaatatttccaaaaacaatttgaaatgtggactcgtcaaaccacagaacacttttccactttgcatcagtccatcttagatgatctcgggcccagagaagccggctccgtttctggatgttgttgataaatggctttcactctgcatagtagagctttaacttgcacttacagatgtagcgaccaactgtatttagtgacagtggttttatgaagtgttcctgagcccatgtggtgatatcttttagagattgatgtcagttatTGATACATTGCcgtgtgagggatcgaaggtcaaattcttaagttaatgattatttgcaaaaaaaaatgaaaaaagtttatgagtttgaacatgaaatatgttgtctttgtagcatattcaactgaatatgggttgaaaatgatttgcaaatcattgtattctgtttatatttacatctaacaccatttcccaactcatatggaaacagggtttgttctTCTAGCTTTTCCTGAGACCCTGAAGTCCCTAAATGGTCCCTGGGAAGTGTATCAAGATGTCCACCAGTCCCGCCCTCTTCCTCCTTGTCGTACTTTGCAGCAGGTTGTTAAATAagagttacttaaaaaaaatgtattcattttttttttaaacaggctttgctacacatcttaaaataaagctcTGTCAAACATCCGTCAGTCAGTTGCAGACGTGGCAGCTCAaagtttgatctttttttttttttttacgtgttaGCATATGTTAGCATGATAGTAAagcataatgttagcatgtagctaacatagctacgCTAATGTTGCTAACGTTTGTAATGCTACATGGGAAAGGGGTCCAAATTCCGTACTTTCACAGGCACCGGTGGAATCCTGCCCCCGCTACCAGGTGTCGATTCAAACCGCTGCAATATTTTGACACCTTTGTTGCCCGGCCGCAAACACTTGGCAGGGAAACAAGCACTCAGGCGGCGCTCAGAAAAGACTCGACCGTGCTTACTTCGAGGTAATGTTTACATTGTCCAaggcaacaaagcaagtatgcatGATTGAACGTAAAGTTAAGATCCGCTTTTTAAAAATGCGTTAGCTCGACGCTAATTTGCATGATACTGATTAGCATTCTCGATTTTACATGATTtcagcacctccaaatttgttgatGAATACTAAAACCAAGATGCGCGTTACAATCGAACAGATGGTGTGTTAGGAGTACAATACTTAcaatataaacactttgtaggactcaacaaaaggcgagactggcacattcaactttaCAGCAAAGACTATTtctgcgtcaagtaccaaaaatatgactcttGAGATGTATACGTTCGATAAAAGCTAGCATGCATGCTAACATccagcatgcgtcaagtaccaaaatatatgactctgaggtgtttactctggaggaggggggggggggggggggggtgctaaaAACCTGGCATGCAtgcttacatgctaacattggtaTGCTAACAGCTAGCTTGCGTCAAGTACTAAaacatatgactctgaggtgttcacctgggaaaaaaatgcatgcttacatgctaacatcagcatgctaatagttagttttgtcaagtacaaaaatatatgACCCTGAGGTGTTTAACTGGGGGGGGGGTGCTGAAAAagctagctcacatgctaacattggcatgctaacagttagcttgtgtcaagtaccaaaatatatgactctgaggtgtttactTGGGggtaaaaaaaatgctaaaaagctAGCTTGCATGataacattggcatgctaacagttagcttgtgtcaagtaccaaaatatatgactctgaggtgtttactTGGGggtaaaaaaatgctaaaaagcaagcttacatgctaacattagcatgctaaaagttaacttgcgtcaagtaccaaaatatatgactctgaagtCTTTACCtggaaaaaaaatgctaacaggcTAGCATGCACCTGCTAACATATTAACATTAGCACAAGTGAAAGGGtgagtgtgttgtgtgtgttgtgtgtttccTCAGAGCTCGGACGACACACACATGATGTTCATCAACACAATCCACAACAACCAGACGGAGATGATCACCAGGAACTACATCAACATCACCTTTGTGTGCCGCTACCCCGTCCACTACATGGTCCAGCAGCCCAACATGATCCAGGTGGACGTGCGGTGAGCGGGCGGGCGACACGGGTGTTGTTGACTTTTCTGTGTTTTTGTTGACCGCCTTGTGGCCACAGGACCATCACTCTCAACACGGAGGACGGCAACTTCTCCGTGTCCATGCTGCTGTTCAAAGACGAGGCCTTCCAGGACCAATGGATCACGGTGCCCTGGCTTACCCTCCACGACGACATCTTTGTCAAAGTGTTCATGGTGAAGACACACAATTTGGCTTCGGGCGTGTTCGCAGACAATTTTACTGGCCTGATAGAAAGAATTGACGCTAACTTACATTGGATACgccattgacatgctactggttagcattagcaattttacatggcgctTCCAAATTTGCAAATGAAAGCAGCAGGTGTGCGATaggtgcaatacttacagtattatgaCTTTTTAGGACTTGACAAAGGAAAGACTTAAGGGCAACACGCCGTAGCACAGGGGTGGGGAAAACTTTTTGGCTCAGGGGGTTAGCATTAGCAATATTACATGGCGCTTCCAAATTTACAAATGAAAACAGTTGGTGTGGGATaggtgcaatacttacagtattaacactttttaggactCAACAAAAAAAGAGACTTATCAGCATCatgttaaagatgtattcaaTGTAAGTTAGCATTACTTTTATGGGCTTTCTATTTCTATTTCTAAGGTCACCTGTAATGACAAAGTCTTCCCAAAGGTGGCGCCAAGtcccaaacaataacacaccttctcagtgtctgtgcttgtgtttctttaaaaaaaactggtATTATGTCCGCCAGCAaagaaaaaatccataaattagccacagcaTTTTACAAGTCGCtgagttcaaagcgtaggaaaaaaggagcggcttgtagtccggaattgatggatggatgtggggATGTGCCAACCATGCGCCCGGCGACTTTTATTCAAATGCAGGCGCTCATTTTTGCTGATTTCAACGTTTTTCTGCAAGCAAACATGAATTCTCTGGCAGGAGTTTGGAAGAGAAGTTTTACAAGCTGCTTCCACAAATTAGTCCACAAACGTATTTAAAGTCTAAGTTTCATtgctggaacaacatgtttgGTGGACTTCATTTCCCATAATTCTTTCTGGGTGGAAGATGAACATGTTGAACACAAAGTTGTCAACTGGACTGAAGACACCTGCATCGTCTGTTTATCCAGGTCTTTATTTCACTCGGGACAACACAAACTGAAAAACGGGCGAAGTAAGGCCAGTTTTTTTATTGAGATTTATTTGTACAAAAGGACAATGAAAAGGATTTTTGGAGAAAATGACAATAAAGaagaaataaaaataagttcATTAATTAAACAAAAAGTacaaatgaaagtaaaaaaaatacataatataaACATTTTCACAATACAAAGAATAATACAATTGtcatttgctaaaaaaaacaatgaacaaTAGTTTTATTAAAAGAAAGGTAAAATGAAACCTTTTGTGTCTGAAAAGAATGAAACAGGAAAAAAGCAAAagctgcttctttttttttaagtaaaactaaAATTGTTTATAAgaaatacacacaatatatatatatatatatacagtatatatatatatattatatattatatattatatattgtttaaggtactcaaagcgctttgacactacttccacattcacacacacattcacacactgatggagggagctgccatgcaaggcgctaaccagcactaacccatcaggagcaagggtgaagtgtcttgctcaaggacacgacggccgtgactaggatggtagaaggtggggattgagccaGGAACTCTCAGTTTGCTGGCACAgacactctcccaactttgccacgctgatccccccccccccccacacacacacacatatatatatatatatatatatatatatatatatatatatatatatatatatatatatatatatatatatatatatatatatatatatatatatatatatatatatatagttttaaacAATTTTTGTTTTAGTTATAAAAAGAAGCAGCTTTGGCTTTTTTCCtgctttttatatttatatacatacatatatatatatatatatatatatatatatatatatatatatatatcatatatatatatatatatgattgagggaacccctcatgaaacagttctgtagagacgaagtagtcttgtgatttttccctcacctacatatatatatatatatatatatatatatatatatatatatatatatgaattgaaGCAAAGCTTCTAATATTTGGGCAACTATACAAAACATAATCACtattacggtatagctcggttggtagagtggccgtgccagcaacttgagggttccaggtttgatccccgcttcagccatcctagtcacagccgttgtgtccttgggcaagacactttacccacctgctcccagtgccacccacactgctttaaatggaacttagatattggctttcactatgtaaagcgctttgagtcactagagaaaaagcgctatataaatataattcacttcacttcacactattTTGTCCTCACCCAAAGATTCCAGCTCACCTGACGCTGCGCATGGAGAgatgctgggccacgcccaccagTGACCCCTACAGCAACATTCAGTACACCTTCATCAGAGACAGGTGTGTAACAGGAGAGTGAGGGCCCGACAAACAGTAACTCTCAGACCAGGTCAGGTGACCTGGTGGGAGTAATTCTCAGACCAGGTCACGTGACCTGGTGGGAGTAACTCTCAGaccaggtcacatgacctggtggGAGTAACTCTCAGACCAGGTCAGGTGACCTGGTGGGAGTAACTCTCAGACCAGGTCACGTGACCTGGTGGGAGTAACTCTCAGACCAGGTCACGTGACCTGGTGGGAGTAACTCTCAGACCAGGTCAGGTGACCTGGTGGGAGTAACTCTCAGaccaggtcacatgacctggtggGAGTAACTCTCAGaccaggtcacatgacctggtcTGAGAGTTACTCTCAGACCAGGTCAGGTGACCTGGTGGGAGTAACTCTCAGACCAGGTCACATGACCAGCAGCTGCGCTCGTCCTTGACAAGAAGCAGCATTTGCGGCACGTACGGCAGGGAAAGGGAAACGTTTGATAAAAAGAATGTGTGAGTGTTGTGTGCCCCCCCCCCAGCTGCCCGCTGCTGACTGACCAGCAGACCCTGAGCGTGCTGAACAACGGCCAAGGTCCAGAGGCCACCTTCAGGATCCAAATGTTCAAGTTTGTGGGCAGCTCCTACACTGACGTCTTTCTGCACTGCAACGTCCAGATCTGCCACAACGGCGCCAGCCCCTGCCAACCTGTgagtgcacccccccccccccccccccacgtccTTTTTTTAGACACCAGCCGACCTCAAGACACGCGAGCCGCCAGCTCCAAATAAAGCCTTCAACATGTTTCCTCCCCACATGTTGATTACATCTTGCAGAACTGCACAGCTGAAGATGTCTTCATGAGGACCAGGCGGGACATCCCTGTCTCTCACACCGTGTCTTACGGGCCAATCAGGCGGCACCCTGGACACACTGACACGCCCCTTTCAAGTTGGTCTTCTACTACATCTTTTGGgaaatatacttatatatatatatatatatatatatatatatatatatatacacacacacatgtatatatcttgattggattatccatagaatagtgctcgataccttggtagatgaagtagtcttgtgatttttcccacacacacatacatatgtgtatatatatatatgtgtgtgtgtatatatatgtatgtatatgtgtgtgtgtgtgtgtgtgtatatatgtatgtatatttgtgtgtgtgtatatatatacacacacacatatatatatcttgattggattatccatagaatagtgctcgataccgtggtagatgaagtagtcttgtgatttttcccacacacacatacatatgtgtatatatatatgtatgtatatgtgtgtgtgtagatatatgtatgtatatgtgtgtgtgtgtatatatgtatgtatatttgtgtgtgtgtatatatatacacacacacaaatatacacatacagtatatgtatactaaTTTATACTAATGAATACAATTTTTATGAATAAATACAGAGgaaatatataaattataaaatctgtaaaaaatacaaatataaaatgaATGTAGAATTAtacatacaaaatgaaagtatgttttataaaacaaatatatttacatgtacagtttatatatatatatatatatatatatatatatatatatatatatatgcatgcatgtacacACGATTAAACAGCAGTTTATACTTGATATATGAAtaaatggataaataaataaatgtttatcagtagatatatgaaaaatatataaatgataaaagcacaatttatttaaaaaacaaataaaggatacataaataaaatatacactaaaaaaatgatatcaaaataaataaaaattaaatacagcaAAAAGCCTAATACAAGTTGGTCTTTTAAAGCAGTCATCTATAACTTTGGGGGGGAAACCctcaatatatattaatatatatataatgtatatatatattaatattaaacgTGCAATTCATAATATTtagaaatgaataaaaacaattaaaacagcAATTTATATCTAAACAAATAGTGAAAAAAATTTAACTCAATTCAAGATATACtaagaaataaatatattttttctatgaagaaataaatgaaaaatatatattactattaaaaatgcaatttacaataaatacaaatgaatgaataaaatatttacaAACTTTTTTTACAGCAATTTatgattatatacatatatatatatatatataaatatatatatataaatatatatatatatatatatatattgcagcaatttatgattatatatatatatatataatcataaattgctgtaatatatatatatatataatcataaattgctgtaatatatatatatatatatatatatatatatatatatatatatatatatatatatatatatatatatatatatatatatatatatatatatatacatgggcttcacaatggcagaggggttagtgcgtctgcctcacaataccaaggtcctgcagtcttgggttcaaatccaggctcgggatctttctgtgtggagtttgcatgttctccccgtgaatgcgtgggttccctccgggtactccaataATGGTACCACCTACTTATTGTTCATTGTCTGAAATGGACTGTCTTTAGGTTGAAGTTTCTTGGGGTTTTTTTGAGCCACTTGGTGGTCAAATACTCATAAAAGTTCATGAGGTAGTGATGCGGACACGTATGTTACTGGATACTAGAATGATTTACATTGTTCAAAGATGTTTATATGTCCGGCCTGCGTGCTCAG
The sequence above is drawn from the Nerophis ophidion isolate RoL-2023_Sa linkage group LG03, RoL_Noph_v1.0, whole genome shotgun sequence genome and encodes:
- the si:dkeyp-110a12.4 gene encoding pancreatic secretory granule membrane major glycoprotein GP2; protein product: MSSDDTHMMFINTIHNNQTEMITRNYINITFVCRYPVHYMVQQPNMIQVDVRTITLNTEDGNFSVSMLLFKDEAFQDQWITVPWLTLHDDIFVKVFMIPAHLTLRMERCWATPTSDPYSNIQYTFIRDSCPLLTDQQTLSVLNNGQGPEATFRIQMFKFVGSSYTDVFLHCNVQICHNGASPCQPNCTAEDVFMRTRRDIPVSHTVSYGPIRRHPGHTDTPLSNAGRVPALETLVLGGLLVVLLVVTGVLGRLWVRSRRFYPAREAQLTLSNIQHISEVAS